The DNA region ATTATTTGAATCAACAACGGTACAGCTAATTCTGGCTGATTTTGGGCGCGATGTACCAAGGCTAGCTGAAAGGTGGCTTCATCTCGCTTTTGACCTATTAGTACAGCTTTTTGACGGTGAGAATCAGAAACTCTATTGTCAATTCCCAAAAAGCTCTTGTATAACTCTTCATAAAGCTTAAATAGCTGATAATAAACCTGACGTGCTTCTTGCAGTTTCTTAGCGGCTAAGGGGTAGTTTTGAGCAGAAACAGCTTGGTCTGCCTCTTTCACGAGCCGATCGCCACCTTCAATGCTCAAAAGGCTGTTACTTTGGGTTATGGGGCGCAGGTTATTGGGATCGTTGGGGTCAATGGGTTGTGGGCTAGTAGTGCCTGGTAACTGTGATACCTGAGCATTCACAGGTGATAGCAGGCTGAGGACTGCTATGACTGATAAAAGAGTACGGCGCATCAAGGTAACAGCAACAGCAGTGTTCATGGGGTCAAGTAGTGCAACGACTATACAGAAAAGTTATGGAAACTTCGGGTATCTTAACTCTGTTTTGGTCTTGGACAAAGCAAAGCCACATCCTAAGTTTCTCTGATTTAGACTGAAAATCGGTTTAACAGAGTTCCCATTGCCCCTGTATACTAATCAACTAAAATCCTCGTTATGAGCGATCGCGTTAATTCCTCTGATTTTTTAATCATCGGTTTACCAACAAGCAGCTTGGGAATATTTTGACAACGCCGTGATGAAGAGTTGATTTGAGAAAAAGTTTTAGACTGCTTCACCATCCGTCCCGCTACCGACTTTCCTGTGCAATAATTATCTCAGGTTAAGTGGAATATTTGGCACGAGAATCTTTTCACGCTGCTTGAAGTATTTGCGATCGCTTCCAGGGGACGTGAAACGCCATCGCTTCAAACCATTTAAACATGGCGATGTCCACAGTCCATGCTTCCAAAAATTTTGTTTTTACCAGTCATGGTTACAAAATCATGGAAAATTTCAAGACTTTCATTTAACTATTTGACCAAATAGTAAGAATATCTATCATCAACTAATTCAGTTGCTTCGAGACAATTATTAGCTATTGGCTCAAAAAAATGCCAATTTGGCTAAATATCCCGTTAAAAGAGGGTACTTTATTGATCGCGCGTAAAACCCCATCCCCTTGTGGGTGGGGATGCAAGCGCGGTTAATTGAAGGGGTTCGATGCCCCTTCAATTAACACTCTCCCTTCGGGAAAGCAAGTCACCTCTCTGTTTCTGAGTTTCGATGTATCGCTTCACTGCTTCTTCTGAGACTCCACCAACAGATGAGTAAAACGTGCCATCACTCCACATTCCTGAACCCCAAAAGCGACGTTTTTTAAGGTCTTTGAATGTATTAAATATATGCACAGCAGAAATTGATTTCATAGTTTTGGCAATTTCTACTGGTGCAGTTGTGTGATCTGCCTGTACAAATACATGAACGTGGTCGGGCATTATTTCTAGCGCGTGAAGTATCCATCCATAGGTTTTACAGATTTCGCCAAGGATACGTTTTAACTCTATTTCTACTGCATCTTTAAGGACTTGATGACGGTACTTGGGGCAAAAGATAATGTGATATCCCAGGCAGTGTTTAGCGTGTGAACTTGATAAAATTTCCATATTTTGTGTATATCAACAAAACATATAAAAATTGTGATATAGTAA from Nostoc commune NIES-4072 includes:
- the tnpA gene encoding IS200/IS605 family transposase gives rise to the protein MEILSSSHAKHCLGYHIIFCPKYRHQVLKDAVEIELKRILGEICKTYGWILHALEIMPDHVHVFVQADHTTAPVEIAKTMKSISAVHIFNTFKDLKKRRFWGSGMWSDGTFYSSVGGVSEEAVKRYIETQKQRGDLLSRRESVN